A genomic stretch from Bradyrhizobium sp. 195 includes:
- a CDS encoding DUF2059 domain-containing protein: MKSVLRFLPAATLAAGLALAAVPAVAQQPAQPKAAAAPAQPKASPAAIAAAKEILQIKNANAMYAGAVPGLVEKTKIALTQQNLNYQKDLNEVAPIVAQQLQGRQNEIGEGMAQIYASEFTEQELKDLVVFYKSPLGKKLIDAEPRAIGLSMAFMNSWAQNFAETVMGAFRAEMRKRGKEI, translated from the coding sequence ATGAAGAGTGTTTTGAGATTTTTGCCGGCCGCGACCCTTGCTGCAGGATTGGCCCTCGCGGCCGTCCCGGCCGTGGCGCAGCAGCCTGCCCAGCCGAAGGCTGCCGCCGCGCCTGCCCAGCCGAAGGCCTCGCCCGCGGCGATCGCGGCAGCCAAGGAGATTTTGCAGATCAAGAACGCCAATGCGATGTATGCCGGCGCCGTGCCCGGGCTCGTCGAGAAGACCAAGATCGCGCTGACCCAGCAGAACCTGAACTATCAGAAGGACCTCAACGAGGTCGCTCCGATCGTGGCGCAGCAGCTCCAGGGACGCCAGAACGAGATCGGCGAAGGCATGGCGCAGATCTATGCCAGCGAGTTCACCGAGCAGGAGCTCAAGGACCTCGTCGTCTTCTACAAGTCGCCGCTGGGCAAGAAGCTGATCGACGCCGAGCCGCGCGCCATCGGGCTCAGCATGGCCTTCATGAACTCCTGGGCGCAGAACTTCGCCGAGACGGTGATGGGGGCCTTCCGCGCCGAGATGCGCAAGCGTGGCAAGGAGATCTGA
- the rpiA gene encoding ribose-5-phosphate isomerase RpiA: MNMDQLKRQAAARALEEVRDGTQLGLGTGSTAKHFVELLGERCAAGLKVIGVPTSEATRADAERCGVPLTTLDEIDHLDITVDGADEIDPDLNLIKGGGGALLREKIVAAASDRMIVIADDTKWVPTLGRFPLPVEVIPFGLGATRRAIEKAFAECGVSGQMAVRKAKGGDKDGHVFVTDGGHWILDAHLGRIVDPPGLAKALSAIPGVVEHGLFIGLASSAVLAGGEGIRVIERRKPKGDQE; this comes from the coding sequence GTGAACATGGACCAGTTGAAGCGGCAGGCCGCGGCGCGCGCGCTCGAGGAGGTGCGGGACGGCACGCAGCTCGGGCTCGGCACCGGCTCGACCGCCAAGCATTTCGTCGAGCTGCTCGGCGAGCGCTGCGCCGCCGGCCTCAAGGTGATCGGCGTGCCCACTTCGGAAGCGACGCGGGCGGATGCGGAGCGCTGCGGCGTGCCGCTGACCACGCTCGATGAGATCGACCATCTCGACATCACCGTCGACGGCGCCGACGAGATCGATCCGGACCTCAATTTGATCAAGGGCGGCGGCGGCGCACTGCTGCGCGAGAAGATCGTGGCGGCCGCTTCGGATCGCATGATCGTGATTGCCGATGACACCAAATGGGTACCGACGCTCGGCCGCTTTCCGCTGCCGGTCGAGGTGATCCCGTTCGGCCTCGGGGCGACGCGACGGGCGATCGAGAAGGCATTTGCCGAATGCGGCGTTTCCGGGCAAATGGCGGTCCGCAAGGCCAAGGGAGGGGACAAGGACGGCCACGTTTTCGTCACCGATGGCGGCCACTGGATCCTCGATGCCCATCTCGGACGTATTGTGGATCCACCCGGTCTCGCCAAGGCGTTGAGCGCCATCCCCGGCGTGGTCGAGCATGGCTTGTTCATCGGCTTGGCCAGCTCCGCTGTTCTGGCGGGTGGCGAGGGAATTCGCGTGATTGAACGGCGCAAGCCGAAAGGAGACCAGGAATGA